A single Prevotella sp. E15-22 DNA region contains:
- a CDS encoding leucine-rich repeat domain-containing protein, producing MTEINAQTYKDITTSNTGEVAGLLGADVDSIDSLVVRGPINEDDFKTMWHASFYGNLSVINLENANIEGGVIPKNAFCHLEEQLTPDWQYIDCIKLRRMILPEGVVEIGYGAFSYCIYLEDVNIPSTLRRLNNYSFSECISLKTDPLIFPEGMKEIASLAFQNCRSLTGEVVLPSTIKKIGAGAFFSAKITKVNLPEGLEEIGDAAFYACRLKEVYIPNSCQLLSGASHFQLNYGLERIHLPEGITAIPHSFACYCLDLKEVNIPSTIKKIGGYAFTDCKPMKTIHLPEGLEKVESYAFFYMNSLEELVFPSTLKTLGGEACAYCRGLKRIYCAATVPPTCEDSPANPGDTPFGPYSGGELMASNDIPVYVPIGTAELYRNAWGWNYFNNIIETDNFPGTTSIAGHVQEQEDLHPIFYDLTGKKINKPIKGRIYLRHGGKVLIR from the coding sequence TTGACTGAAATAAATGCCCAAACATATAAAGATATAACCACCAGTAACACCGGCGAAGTGGCTGGATTGCTGGGGGCAGATGTTGATAGCATTGACTCGCTCGTCGTTCGAGGTCCAATCAACGAAGATGACTTCAAAACCATGTGGCACGCTTCATTCTATGGTAATCTGTCTGTCATCAACCTAGAGAACGCTAACATAGAAGGCGGCGTTATCCCTAAGAACGCATTCTGTCATCTAGAGGAACAACTAACTCCCGACTGGCAATACATTGACTGCATCAAACTCAGAAGAATGATTCTTCCAGAAGGAGTGGTAGAAATTGGTTATGGGGCCTTTTCCTACTGCATTTATCTTGAGGACGTCAATATTCCATCCACCTTGCGCCGACTGAACAACTACAGTTTCTCCGAGTGCATCAGTCTGAAAACAGACCCCTTGATTTTTCCAGAGGGCATGAAGGAAATTGCTAGTCTTGCATTTCAGAATTGTAGGTCGTTGACTGGAGAAGTCGTACTTCCAAGCACCATCAAAAAGATTGGAGCTGGGGCTTTCTTCTCCGCCAAAATAACCAAAGTGAACCTGCCAGAAGGATTGGAGGAGATTGGAGACGCTGCCTTCTATGCCTGTAGGCTAAAAGAAGTTTATATCCCAAACTCCTGCCAATTACTAAGTGGGGCTTCCCATTTTCAATTAAACTATGGCCTTGAAAGGATTCATCTACCAGAAGGCATTACTGCAATTCCTCACTCTTTCGCATGCTACTGTCTGGATCTTAAAGAAGTCAATATTCCATCAACGATAAAGAAAATCGGAGGATACGCATTCACAGATTGTAAACCTATGAAAACAATTCATCTGCCAGAAGGATTGGAGAAGGTTGAAAGTTATGCTTTTTTTTATATGAATTCATTGGAGGAATTAGTTTTTCCGTCTACACTTAAGACCCTTGGAGGTGAAGCCTGTGCTTACTGCAGAGGACTAAAGCGGATTTATTGCGCAGCAACTGTTCCTCCCACATGTGAAGATAGTCCAGCAAATCCTGGGGATACTCCTTTTGGACCATATAGTGGCGGTGAACTGATGGCTTCAAATGACATACCAGTCTACGTTCCTATCGGCACTGCAGAGTTATATCGAAATGCATGGGGCTGGAACTACTTTAATAACATTATTGAGACAGACAACTTCCCCGGGACAACATCCATCGCAGGCCATGTGCAGGAACAAGAAGACCTGCATCCCATATTCTATGACCTTACAGGAAAGAAGATAAATAAACCTATTAAAGGACGTATCTACTTAAGACATGGGGGAAAAGTATTGATAAGATAA